A window of Cellulomonas fimi contains these coding sequences:
- a CDS encoding cellulose binding domain-containing protein, whose product MRSRARSGWLAGGAVGALLLTGVLTSTAAPPAAAAQTITGIAYAPAEPAGSQGHLLDLYLPTSTGPTPLVIWSSGSAWLSDNGRSGAAQVANALNAKGYAVAGVSVRSSAQAKFPGQVHDVKAAIRYLRANAARYNLDPQRFAAMGDSSGGWVASMAALTGGVPELEGTLGTTGVSSEVQAGVDFFGPIDFLRMNSQRTGPGQMDHDDPSGPASQLVGCAIQTCPDRVRLANPTTYVDRDDPPMMVLHGSGDTIVPPAQSANFAAALRAACLDTQYVSVPGAGHSWSDVLSPSRWGGQTVVTSTGCQETRTTGTPNPSWDTIAAFLEKAWASGPTPTPTPTPTPTPTPTATPTPTVTPTPTATPTSGPGGCSASYRVVNAWPGGFVAEVDVSAGTAPVNGWSVGLTLPGGAAVTNTWNGVATGSTGTVTVGNAAWNGRLGAGHRTTFGFQATGSGTGTTVTCSATP is encoded by the coding sequence ATGAGATCCAGAGCACGCAGCGGCTGGCTCGCGGGGGGCGCCGTCGGCGCGCTCCTGCTGACAGGCGTCCTCACGTCGACCGCCGCGCCGCCCGCGGCCGCGGCGCAGACGATCACGGGCATCGCCTACGCACCGGCCGAGCCGGCCGGCAGCCAGGGGCACCTGCTCGACCTCTACCTGCCGACGTCCACCGGTCCGACGCCCCTCGTCATCTGGAGCAGCGGGTCGGCGTGGTTGAGCGACAACGGGCGGTCGGGCGCGGCCCAGGTGGCGAACGCGCTCAACGCCAAGGGCTACGCCGTCGCGGGCGTGAGCGTCCGGTCGAGCGCGCAGGCGAAGTTCCCCGGACAGGTGCACGACGTCAAGGCCGCGATCCGCTACCTGCGGGCCAACGCGGCCCGCTACAACCTCGACCCGCAGCGGTTCGCCGCGATGGGCGACTCGTCGGGCGGATGGGTCGCGAGCATGGCCGCGCTCACCGGCGGCGTCCCCGAGCTCGAGGGCACGCTCGGCACGACGGGTGTGTCGAGCGAGGTGCAGGCCGGCGTCGACTTCTTCGGGCCGATCGACTTCCTGCGGATGAACTCCCAGCGCACGGGCCCCGGCCAGATGGACCACGACGACCCGAGCGGTCCGGCGTCGCAGCTCGTGGGCTGCGCGATCCAGACCTGCCCCGACCGCGTGCGCCTCGCGAACCCGACGACGTACGTCGACCGTGACGACCCGCCGATGATGGTGCTGCACGGCTCGGGCGACACGATCGTGCCCCCCGCGCAGAGCGCGAACTTCGCCGCCGCGCTCCGGGCGGCGTGCCTCGACACGCAGTACGTCTCCGTCCCCGGCGCCGGGCACTCGTGGTCCGACGTGCTCAGCCCGTCGCGCTGGGGCGGGCAGACCGTCGTGACGTCGACCGGGTGCCAGGAGACGCGCACGACCGGCACGCCGAACCCGAGCTGGGACACGATCGCCGCGTTCCTCGAGAAGGCATGGGCCTCGGGTCCGACGCCCACCCCGACACCCACGCCCACCCCGACACCCACGCCGACCGCGACACCCACGCCGACCGTGACGCCGACGCCGACGGCCACGCCGACGTCCGGCCCCGGGGGCTGCTCCGCGTCGTACCGCGTGGTCAACGCCTGGCCGGGCGGCTTCGTCGCCGAGGTCGACGTCAGCGCAGGCACCGCACCGGTGAACGGGTGGTCCGTGGGCCTCACGCTGCCGGGCGGCGCGGCCGTCACCAACACGTGGAACGGCGTCGCGACCGGCAGCACGGGCACGGTCACCGTCGGGAACGCCGCGTGGAACGGGCGGCTCGGTGCGGGGCACCGCACCACCTTCGGGTTCCAGGCCACCGGCTCGGGCACGGGCACGACCGTGACCTGCAGCGCGACCCCCTGA
- a CDS encoding ABC transporter ATP-binding protein, whose amino-acid sequence MATLAFDALTKAYGDVQALRGMTFDVRAGEIFGFVGSNGAGKSTTMRIAVGVLAADSGTVTWDGRPVDHAVRRRIGYMPEERGLYPRMKVGEQLVYLARLHGLDPGAARASMEHWTEVLGVAARRDDEVLKLSLGNQQRVQLAAALVHRPDILVLDEPFSGLDPVAVDVMSGVLREQAAGGVPVIFSSHQLELVERLSDRVGIVRAGSMVAVGGIDELRSTGDRRWVVDGPPPADWLPSVPTARLSDGVDAGRVVVEAVAGAPDDVDQQLLRAALAAGPVREFAVVRPTLTELYRHVVTAETPEQAGARA is encoded by the coding sequence GTGGCCACCCTCGCGTTCGACGCGCTGACCAAGGCGTACGGCGACGTGCAGGCCCTGCGGGGCATGACGTTCGACGTGCGCGCCGGCGAGATCTTCGGGTTCGTCGGCTCCAACGGCGCCGGCAAGTCCACGACGATGCGGATCGCGGTCGGCGTGCTCGCCGCCGACTCCGGCACCGTGACGTGGGACGGCCGGCCCGTCGACCACGCCGTGCGGCGGCGGATCGGCTACATGCCCGAGGAGCGCGGCCTGTACCCGCGCATGAAGGTCGGCGAGCAGCTCGTCTACCTCGCGCGGCTGCACGGGCTCGACCCCGGCGCCGCTCGTGCGTCCATGGAGCACTGGACCGAGGTGCTGGGCGTCGCCGCCCGCCGCGACGACGAGGTGCTCAAGCTGTCGCTGGGCAACCAGCAGCGCGTGCAGCTCGCCGCCGCGCTCGTGCACCGCCCCGACATCCTCGTCCTCGACGAGCCGTTCTCGGGCCTCGACCCCGTCGCCGTCGACGTCATGAGCGGCGTGCTCCGGGAGCAGGCCGCGGGCGGCGTGCCGGTCATCTTCTCCTCGCACCAGCTCGAGCTCGTCGAGCGGCTGTCCGACCGGGTCGGGATCGTCCGCGCCGGGTCGATGGTCGCCGTCGGCGGGATCGACGAGCTCCGCAGCACCGGGGACCGGCGGTGGGTCGTCGACGGGCCCCCGCCCGCCGACTGGCTGCCCTCGGTTCCCACGGCACGCCTGTCCGACGGCGTGGACGCGGGTCGCGTCGTCGTCGAGGCGGTCGCCGGCGCACCCGACGACGTCGACCAGCAGCTGCTGCGCGCCGCGCTCGCCGCCGGGCCCGTGCGCGAGTTCGCGGTCGTGCGGCCGACCCTCACCGAGCTGTACCGGCACGTCGTCACCGCCGAGACCCCCGAGCAGGCGGGAGCCCGCGCATGA
- a CDS encoding DUF1697 domain-containing protein, with the protein MSAVIALLRAVNVGGRTVKAAQLRAVAEGLGHQQVATYVNSGNVVLVPAGGASASDVAAGLSHALAQECGFDVPVIARTTAEWDRVVGVLPFPAQAREDPSHLAVVCWDDVPDVASVREFDASRYGDEVVVWHGRETYAYYPHGQGRSRLTIDVLSRAAGRVGTARNWNTVLALQRLAHERDG; encoded by the coding sequence ATGAGCGCCGTCATCGCCCTGCTCCGGGCCGTCAACGTCGGGGGCCGCACCGTGAAGGCCGCGCAGCTGCGCGCCGTCGCCGAGGGCCTCGGCCACCAGCAGGTCGCCACCTACGTGAACAGCGGGAACGTCGTGCTGGTGCCCGCGGGCGGCGCGTCCGCGTCCGACGTCGCCGCCGGGCTGTCGCACGCGCTCGCGCAGGAGTGCGGGTTCGACGTGCCCGTGATCGCGCGCACCACGGCCGAGTGGGACCGCGTCGTCGGCGTGCTGCCCTTCCCCGCGCAGGCGCGGGAGGACCCGTCGCACCTCGCCGTCGTCTGCTGGGACGACGTGCCCGACGTCGCGTCCGTGCGCGAGTTCGACGCGTCGCGGTACGGCGACGAGGTCGTCGTCTGGCACGGTCGCGAGACGTACGCGTACTACCCGCACGGGCAGGGCCGCTCGAGGCTGACGATCGACGTGCTGTCGCGCGCCGCGGGCCGCGTCGGGACCGCACGCAACTGGAACACGGTCCTCGCGCTGCAGCGCCTCGCGCACGAGCGGGACGGCTGA
- the nirD gene encoding nitrite reductase small subunit NirD produces MTVSETPTLPELDQTGWQPVCALRHLAPERGAAALLGGHQVALFRLVDDRVLAVDQHDPFSDAFVMSRGIVGSRWVDDVEVPTVASPMYKQVFDLTTGRCLDSVGKTPVRGLPADLRTFPVRVVEGVVEVEVPVVP; encoded by the coding sequence ATGACCGTCTCGGAGACCCCCACGCTGCCCGAGCTCGACCAGACCGGCTGGCAGCCCGTGTGCGCCCTGCGGCACCTCGCGCCCGAGCGCGGCGCCGCGGCGCTGCTCGGCGGGCACCAGGTCGCCCTGTTCCGGCTCGTCGACGACCGCGTCCTCGCCGTCGACCAGCACGACCCGTTCTCCGACGCGTTCGTGATGTCGCGCGGCATCGTCGGGTCGCGCTGGGTCGACGACGTCGAGGTCCCGACCGTGGCCTCGCCCATGTACAAGCAGGTGTTCGACCTCACGACGGGACGCTGCCTCGACAGCGTCGGCAAGACGCCCGTGCGCGGCCTGCCCGCCGACCTGCGGACCTTCCCGGTCCGCGTCGTCGAGGGCGTGGTCGAGGTCGAGGTCCCGGTGGTCCCGTGA
- a CDS encoding molybdopterin-dependent oxidoreductase — MTVRRSDGAAALAGLAAGAVTVGVGSLVAVLTGPSTDPLVAVGAAFVDATPAWLKDWAASTFGTADKTVLGLGEVLVLAALAALAGVLAHRRWAWGATVVVALGAVAGLAAMGRPDAGVLAPLPAVLGAAAGLLALRALLRRIPADPTPAAAPGASDVAGSPFPPVPPADVDGSARGASRRGFLVGAGVATAAGLVAVVVGRALTGTRRGVQAARDALRLPAPTRSAPPVPADVQVDVAGVGPWQTPADEFYRIDTALVVPQVDPETWVLRVHGLVEQEVELTWAELLASDLVEAWVTLACVSNPVGGDLVGNQRWLGLPVREVLARARPTSDADMVLSRSVDGFTASTPLEVLTDDRDALLAIAMDGEPLPAEHGFPVRMVVPGLYGYVSATKWVVDLEVTRFDAATAYWTDRGWSERGPVKTQSRIEVPRPSARVDAGDVVVAGTAWAQHRGIVRVQVRVDDGDWQDADLAGDGGVDSWRQWRWTWPAESGEHQLFVRAFDPDGPQTGAQEGVIPDGATGYDTVRVTVT, encoded by the coding sequence GTGACCGTGCGACGCAGCGACGGTGCGGCCGCGCTCGCCGGGCTCGCGGCCGGGGCGGTGACGGTCGGCGTCGGCTCGCTCGTCGCGGTGCTGACCGGACCGTCGACCGACCCGCTCGTCGCCGTCGGTGCCGCGTTCGTCGACGCGACCCCCGCCTGGCTCAAGGACTGGGCCGCGTCGACGTTCGGGACCGCCGACAAGACCGTGCTCGGGCTCGGCGAGGTGCTCGTGCTCGCGGCGCTCGCCGCGCTCGCCGGCGTGCTCGCGCACCGACGCTGGGCGTGGGGCGCGACCGTCGTCGTCGCGCTCGGCGCGGTCGCCGGGCTCGCCGCCATGGGGCGCCCGGACGCGGGCGTGCTCGCTCCCCTGCCGGCCGTCCTCGGGGCGGCCGCCGGGCTGCTCGCGCTGCGCGCACTGCTGCGCCGGATCCCGGCCGACCCCACGCCCGCGGCGGCGCCGGGCGCGTCGGACGTCGCGGGGTCGCCGTTCCCTCCCGTGCCGCCGGCCGACGTGGACGGGTCGGCGCGGGGCGCGTCGCGGCGGGGCTTCCTCGTCGGCGCCGGCGTCGCGACCGCCGCCGGCCTCGTCGCCGTCGTCGTGGGCCGCGCACTCACCGGGACGCGGCGCGGCGTGCAGGCGGCCCGGGACGCGCTGCGGCTGCCCGCGCCGACACGGTCGGCACCACCCGTGCCGGCGGACGTGCAGGTCGACGTCGCCGGCGTCGGGCCCTGGCAGACGCCCGCCGACGAGTTCTACCGGATCGACACCGCGCTCGTCGTCCCGCAGGTCGACCCCGAGACGTGGGTGCTGCGCGTGCACGGGCTCGTCGAGCAGGAGGTCGAGCTCACGTGGGCCGAGCTGCTCGCCTCCGACCTCGTCGAGGCCTGGGTGACGCTCGCGTGCGTGTCCAACCCCGTCGGCGGCGACCTCGTCGGCAACCAGCGCTGGCTCGGGCTGCCGGTCCGCGAGGTGCTCGCGCGCGCCCGTCCGACCTCGGACGCGGACATGGTGCTCTCCCGCAGCGTCGACGGGTTCACCGCGTCGACGCCGCTCGAGGTGCTGACCGACGACCGCGACGCGCTGCTCGCGATCGCGATGGACGGCGAGCCGCTCCCGGCCGAGCACGGGTTCCCCGTCCGGATGGTCGTGCCCGGGCTCTACGGCTACGTGTCGGCGACGAAGTGGGTCGTCGACCTGGAGGTCACGCGGTTCGACGCCGCGACGGCGTACTGGACGGACCGCGGCTGGTCGGAGCGCGGGCCCGTCAAGACGCAGTCGCGCATCGAGGTGCCGCGGCCGTCCGCGCGGGTCGACGCGGGCGACGTCGTCGTCGCCGGGACCGCGTGGGCGCAGCACCGCGGGATCGTGCGCGTGCAGGTGCGGGTCGACGACGGCGACTGGCAGGACGCGGACCTCGCGGGCGACGGCGGCGTCGACTCGTGGCGGCAGTGGCGCTGGACGTGGCCCGCCGAGTCCGGCGAGCACCAGCTGTTCGTGCGGGCTTTCGACCCCGACGGCCCGCAGACGGGCGCCCAGGAGGGCGTGATCCCGGACGGCGCGACGGGGTACGACACGGTCCGCGTCACCGTCACCTGA
- the nirB gene encoding nitrite reductase large subunit NirB, translated as MNSRHLVVVGGGMVAQRLVEALRDRDTAGAWRITVLAEEPRRPYDRVALTSYFSGRKPEELELGDPALWDDPLVTLVRDDAVTAIDRDARTVTAASGRTYAYDHLVLATGSYAWVPPTEGADLPGVFVYRTVDDVAALRGYVEKLQQDLVRPVRGAVLGGGLLGLEAAGALHALGAQATVLQVGTHLMDTQLDLGGGEALRRLINDIGVGVRVQAMTVRIRPHRRGGVGRLDLADGGRVDADVVVVAAGVRPRDELARAAGLEVGPRGGVVVDDTCLSSDPDVSAVGEVACIQGACIGLVAPGYAMAEVTADRLLGGAAEFPGADTATKLKLAGVDVASFGDAFGRTEGALELVWADPVAGVYKKLVMSDDARTLLGGVLVGDASAYASLRPMLGRELPGDPAAFLLPEGGGGGIPDMELPDDAGVCSCNNVSAGTIRGAVTEHGCTDVGAVKACTKAGTSCGSCLPLVKKLVTTELSKQGITVSNALCEHFALSRAQLYDAVRVSGVRSFTEVVERFGTRAEGRGCDICKPAVASILATTAPAHVLEGERAALQDTNDHVMANLQKDGSYSVVPRIPGGEVTPEGLIAIGEVAKDFGLYTKITGGQRIDLFGARIDQLPLIWQRLVDAGFESGHAYGKSLRTVKSCVGSTWCRFGVQDSVALAVLLELRYRGLRSPHKLKMGVSGCARECAEARGKDVGVIATDKGWNVYVGGNGGFTPKHAVLLAEDLSTEDLIRTIDRFLLYYIRTADRLQRTAPWLEDLEGGVDALRGVVIDDTLGIAADLDAQMAQHVEEYEDEWRATLEDPEKLRRFASFVNAPATPDPSLAYVPERGQARPATADERDAALRGEPVLVAGTTLEVRA; from the coding sequence ATGAACTCACGTCACCTCGTCGTCGTCGGCGGCGGCATGGTCGCCCAGCGGCTCGTCGAGGCGCTGCGCGACCGCGACACCGCGGGCGCCTGGCGCATCACGGTCCTCGCGGAGGAGCCGCGCCGCCCGTACGACCGCGTCGCGCTCACGAGCTACTTCTCGGGCCGCAAGCCCGAGGAGCTCGAGCTCGGCGACCCCGCGCTGTGGGACGACCCGCTGGTGACGCTCGTCCGCGACGACGCCGTGACCGCGATCGACCGGGACGCGCGCACGGTGACCGCCGCGTCGGGCCGCACGTACGCCTACGACCACCTGGTCCTCGCGACGGGCTCGTACGCGTGGGTCCCGCCGACCGAGGGCGCCGACCTGCCGGGCGTGTTCGTCTACCGCACGGTCGACGACGTCGCGGCGCTGCGCGGGTACGTCGAGAAGCTCCAGCAGGACCTGGTGCGCCCGGTCCGCGGCGCCGTCCTCGGCGGCGGCCTGCTCGGCCTGGAGGCCGCGGGTGCGCTGCACGCGCTCGGTGCCCAGGCGACCGTGCTCCAGGTCGGCACGCACCTCATGGACACGCAGCTCGACCTCGGCGGCGGCGAGGCCCTGCGCCGGCTCATCAACGACATCGGCGTGGGCGTCCGGGTCCAGGCGATGACCGTCAGGATCCGCCCGCACCGGCGCGGCGGCGTCGGGCGTCTCGACCTCGCCGACGGCGGCCGGGTCGACGCCGACGTGGTCGTCGTGGCCGCGGGCGTGCGGCCGCGCGACGAGCTCGCCCGCGCCGCGGGCCTGGAGGTCGGCCCGCGCGGCGGCGTCGTCGTCGACGACACGTGCCTCTCGTCCGACCCGGACGTCTCCGCGGTCGGCGAGGTCGCGTGCATCCAGGGCGCGTGCATCGGCCTCGTCGCCCCCGGCTACGCGATGGCCGAGGTCACCGCCGACCGCCTGCTCGGCGGAGCCGCGGAGTTCCCGGGCGCCGACACCGCGACCAAGCTCAAGCTCGCGGGCGTCGACGTCGCGAGCTTCGGTGACGCGTTCGGCCGCACCGAGGGTGCGCTCGAGCTCGTGTGGGCCGACCCGGTCGCGGGCGTCTACAAGAAGCTCGTCATGTCCGACGACGCGCGCACGCTGCTCGGCGGCGTCCTCGTGGGCGACGCGTCGGCGTACGCGAGCCTGCGCCCGATGCTCGGCCGTGAGCTGCCCGGCGACCCGGCCGCGTTCCTGCTGCCCGAGGGCGGCGGGGGCGGCATCCCCGACATGGAGCTGCCCGACGACGCGGGCGTCTGCTCGTGCAACAACGTGTCCGCGGGCACGATCCGCGGCGCGGTCACCGAGCACGGCTGCACCGACGTCGGCGCGGTCAAGGCGTGCACCAAGGCCGGCACGTCGTGCGGCTCGTGCCTCCCGCTCGTCAAGAAGCTCGTCACGACCGAGCTGTCCAAGCAGGGCATCACGGTGAGCAACGCGCTGTGCGAGCACTTCGCGCTGTCCCGCGCGCAGCTCTACGACGCCGTCCGCGTCTCCGGCGTGCGGTCCTTCACCGAGGTCGTCGAGCGGTTCGGCACCCGGGCCGAGGGTCGCGGCTGCGACATCTGCAAGCCCGCGGTCGCGTCGATCCTCGCGACGACGGCCCCCGCGCACGTCCTCGAGGGCGAGCGCGCCGCGCTGCAGGACACCAACGACCACGTCATGGCGAACCTGCAGAAGGACGGCTCGTACTCGGTGGTCCCGCGCATCCCCGGCGGCGAGGTGACCCCGGAGGGGCTCATCGCGATCGGCGAGGTCGCGAAGGACTTCGGGCTCTACACGAAGATCACGGGCGGCCAGCGCATCGACCTGTTCGGCGCGCGCATCGACCAGCTCCCGCTCATCTGGCAGCGCCTCGTCGACGCGGGCTTCGAGTCCGGGCACGCCTACGGCAAGTCGCTGCGGACCGTGAAGTCGTGCGTCGGGTCCACGTGGTGCCGCTTCGGCGTGCAGGACTCGGTCGCGCTCGCGGTGCTCCTCGAGCTCCGGTACCGCGGCCTGCGCTCGCCGCACAAGCTCAAGATGGGCGTCTCGGGGTGCGCGCGCGAGTGCGCCGAGGCCCGCGGGAAGGACGTCGGCGTCATCGCGACCGACAAGGGCTGGAACGTCTACGTCGGCGGCAACGGCGGCTTCACGCCGAAGCACGCGGTGCTGCTCGCCGAGGACCTGTCGACCGAGGACCTCATCCGCACGATCGACCGCTTCCTCCTCTACTACATCCGCACCGCCGACCGCCTGCAGCGCACGGCGCCCTGGCTCGAGGACCTCGAGGGCGGCGTCGACGCGCTGCGCGGCGTCGTGATCGACGACACGCTCGGCATCGCCGCGGACCTCGACGCGCAGATGGCCCAGCACGTCGAGGAGTACGAGGACGAGTGGCGCGCGACCCTCGAGGACCCCGAGAAGCTGCGCCGGTTCGCGTCGTTCGTCAACGCCCCGGCCACGCCCGACCCGTCGCTCGCGTACGTCCCCGAGCGCGGCCAGGCCCGCCCCGCCACCGCCGACGAGCGCGACGCGGCGCTGCGCGGCGAACCCGTCCTCGTCGCCGGCACGACCCTGGAGGTGCGCGCATGA
- a CDS encoding PaaX family transcriptional regulator C-terminal domain-containing protein: protein MPHALDREELLPAVAFGGVRMPRPRSGAAPQSLAVVLLAELGLAPRAWFPSAVLADLLHDLGTTEAGARAVVRRLARRGVLEGRRSGRRTEYRLTEAAAVALARGGRAQAAFPRRAEEWDGRWTLVAFSAPQDAGTERSMLRARLRWRGFAPLYDGVWVSPQEPGDLVETVVAETATASLTLFRAEHLPVRDAATRDPADVWDLDAVGEQYAAFLAAWTPELARARAGAVQGADALRGRVAVADDYRRFVVLDPRLPVRLMPRGWPRAAARRLCADLFDALADPTLDHVRAVAARHGTTVDVRLHTLDDLADGRVVVAAERAVR from the coding sequence GTGCCCCACGCCCTCGACCGTGAGGAGCTGCTGCCCGCCGTCGCCTTCGGCGGGGTCCGGATGCCGCGGCCACGGTCCGGCGCCGCGCCGCAGAGCCTCGCCGTCGTCCTGCTCGCCGAGCTCGGGCTCGCGCCGCGCGCGTGGTTCCCGTCCGCGGTCCTGGCCGACCTGCTGCACGACCTGGGAACCACCGAGGCAGGCGCTCGCGCGGTCGTGCGCCGCCTCGCCCGCCGCGGCGTGCTCGAGGGGCGGCGATCGGGCCGTCGGACCGAGTACCGCCTGACGGAGGCCGCCGCGGTCGCGCTCGCCCGCGGAGGCCGCGCGCAAGCGGCGTTCCCGCGCCGGGCCGAGGAGTGGGACGGCCGGTGGACGCTCGTCGCCTTCTCCGCCCCGCAGGACGCCGGGACCGAGCGCTCGATGCTGCGCGCGCGGCTGCGCTGGCGTGGGTTCGCGCCGCTGTACGACGGCGTGTGGGTGTCCCCGCAGGAGCCGGGCGACCTCGTCGAGACGGTCGTCGCGGAGACGGCGACCGCGTCGCTCACCTTGTTCCGCGCGGAGCACCTCCCCGTGCGCGACGCCGCGACCCGCGACCCCGCCGACGTCTGGGACCTCGACGCCGTCGGCGAGCAGTACGCGGCGTTCCTCGCGGCGTGGACGCCGGAGCTCGCCCGTGCGCGTGCCGGTGCGGTGCAGGGGGCCGACGCGTTGCGCGGTCGCGTCGCCGTCGCGGACGACTACCGGAGGTTCGTCGTGCTCGACCCGCGGCTGCCGGTGCGGCTCATGCCGCGGGGGTGGCCGCGTGCGGCGGCACGCCGGCTGTGCGCCGACCTCTTCGACGCCCTCGCGGATCCGACGCTCGACCACGTGCGGGCCGTCGCCGCCCGGCACGGCACCACCGTCGACGTGCGGCTGCACACGCTCGACGACCTGGCCGACGGCCGTGTCGTGGTCGCCGCGGAGCGGGCGGTCAGGTGA
- a CDS encoding ABC transporter permease yields MTTPHDTDLTPGAAVRLVAGREISTRLRSKPFLWTTLALVGAVVLAGVVAGLVGNREPEAQVVGVTADASGVTDPLVATAQAAGVPVEVRDVGGTDEGEDLVTAGDVDVLVTGVDPELTVVVQDSVPEPLQPVLASLAQQVALAGAVTDLGGDPAEVAGEVAGAAPSVTTLGSPPEVDGAQIIAGYLAGILLFIGLMTAGQLVAQGVVEEKTSRVVELLLATVRPWHLMAGKVLGIGVIGLGQVALVVLAGGGTAWAFGLLDSTTLDFGATAAWALVWFVIGFLMYALLLAALAALVSRQEDVGSVISPVLFVMGVPYILAISVTPWDPDNALVTALSFVPFCAPMIMPVRVALGAVETWEILVAAGLSLALVPLLVWFAGRVYGNAVLHSGGRMKLTDALRGTPTAV; encoded by the coding sequence ATGACCACGCCGCACGACACCGACCTGACCCCGGGTGCCGCCGTCCGGCTCGTCGCCGGTCGCGAGATCAGCACCCGCCTGCGGTCGAAGCCGTTCCTGTGGACCACGCTCGCGCTCGTCGGCGCCGTCGTGCTCGCGGGCGTCGTCGCCGGCCTGGTCGGCAACCGGGAGCCCGAGGCGCAGGTCGTCGGCGTCACGGCGGACGCGTCCGGGGTGACCGACCCGCTCGTCGCGACCGCACAGGCCGCGGGCGTGCCCGTCGAGGTGCGCGACGTCGGCGGGACGGACGAGGGTGAGGACCTCGTCACGGCGGGCGACGTCGACGTGCTCGTCACCGGCGTCGACCCCGAGCTCACCGTCGTCGTCCAGGACTCCGTGCCCGAGCCGCTGCAGCCCGTCCTCGCGTCGCTCGCGCAGCAGGTCGCGCTCGCCGGGGCCGTCACCGACCTGGGCGGCGACCCCGCGGAGGTCGCGGGCGAGGTCGCCGGGGCCGCTCCGTCGGTCACGACGCTCGGCTCGCCGCCCGAGGTCGACGGCGCCCAGATCATCGCCGGGTACCTCGCCGGGATCCTGCTGTTCATCGGTCTCATGACCGCCGGTCAGCTCGTCGCGCAGGGCGTCGTCGAGGAGAAGACCAGCCGCGTCGTCGAGCTGCTGCTCGCGACCGTCCGACCGTGGCACCTCATGGCCGGCAAGGTGCTCGGGATCGGCGTCATCGGGCTCGGGCAGGTCGCCCTCGTGGTCCTCGCGGGCGGCGGGACCGCGTGGGCGTTCGGGCTGCTCGACTCGACCACGCTCGACTTCGGTGCGACCGCCGCGTGGGCGCTCGTGTGGTTCGTCATCGGCTTCCTCATGTACGCGCTGCTGCTCGCCGCGCTCGCCGCGCTGGTCTCGCGGCAGGAGGACGTCGGCTCCGTGATCTCGCCGGTCCTGTTCGTCATGGGCGTGCCGTACATCCTGGCGATCTCGGTGACGCCGTGGGACCCCGACAACGCGCTCGTCACAGCGCTGTCGTTCGTGCCGTTCTGCGCGCCGATGATCATGCCCGTGCGCGTCGCGCTCGGCGCCGTCGAGACCTGGGAGATCCTCGTCGCCGCCGGGCTGTCGCTCGCGCTCGTGCCGCTGCTCGTGTGGTTCGCGGGGCGCGTCTACGGGAACGCGGTCCTGCACTCCGGCGGCCGGATGAAGCTCACCGACGCGCTGCGCGGCACCCCGACCGCGGTCTGA
- a CDS encoding HIT family protein, whose product MTTLFTRIIGGEIPGRFVWADDVAVAFTTIAPITDGHTLVVPRDEIVELTQAPDDVLAHLSRVAKVVGQAQQAAWSAPRVALLVAGFEVPHLHLHVLPAWDESSLTFANARHDVPAEDLDAAAERVRAALRDAGHGAHVPAALGSPAL is encoded by the coding sequence ATGACGACGCTCTTCACCAGGATCATCGGCGGCGAGATCCCCGGCCGGTTCGTGTGGGCGGACGACGTCGCCGTCGCGTTCACGACCATCGCGCCGATCACCGACGGGCACACGCTCGTCGTGCCGCGTGACGAGATCGTCGAGCTCACGCAGGCCCCCGACGACGTGCTCGCGCACCTGTCGCGCGTCGCCAAGGTCGTCGGGCAGGCACAGCAGGCCGCGTGGTCGGCGCCGCGCGTCGCGCTGCTCGTCGCGGGGTTCGAGGTGCCGCACCTGCACCTGCACGTGCTGCCCGCGTGGGACGAGTCCTCGCTGACCTTCGCCAACGCGCGGCACGACGTGCCCGCGGAGGACCTCGACGCCGCTGCCGAGCGGGTCCGGGCGGCCCTGCGCGACGCCGGTCACGGCGCGCACGTGCCCGCCGCCCTCGGGTCGCCCGCGCTCTGA